The Simkaniaceae bacterium genome contains a region encoding:
- a CDS encoding efflux RND transporter periplasmic adaptor subunit has translation MKNLKLFIICLLSIYFTACHKKQQPQKFEVPISAMKVVAQTIPADFEFVGVAKSSHIVELRARVEGYLEQISYEEGGLVQANDLMFVVDPRPFIAAVEEAKGQLAYQEALLWNTQQSKNRMIPLYEQNAVSQKDLDDAIASEKEAEASVLSAQANLLKANLNLSFASIRAPVTAMASQAKFREGALIAPGPDSLLTTLYVIDPIWVNFAVSEGDILKAREEMLKKRLKYPEGMNFKIEIMMADNSILPAEGKIDFTDPALQQSTGTMLVRSILPNPKGWLKPGQFVRVIVKGATRPNAIIVPQSAVQQGQKGVFVYVIDKNNQAQIRPVSAGDWYKNYWIINEGLQNGDIVVGQGVNKVQNGTPVKIVQWMPSSPSNEQSPPSSLGNFVQ, from the coding sequence ATGAAAAACCTTAAATTATTCATTATATGCTTGTTATCGATTTACTTCACCGCCTGTCATAAAAAACAACAACCTCAAAAATTTGAGGTCCCCATCTCAGCCATGAAAGTAGTTGCCCAAACCATCCCCGCAGATTTTGAATTTGTCGGGGTTGCTAAAAGCTCCCATATCGTTGAACTGCGCGCGCGCGTTGAAGGCTATCTCGAACAAATCTCCTATGAAGAGGGAGGACTTGTCCAAGCCAATGATTTGATGTTTGTCGTAGATCCCAGACCCTTTATCGCAGCTGTAGAAGAGGCTAAAGGCCAACTCGCTTACCAAGAAGCTCTACTTTGGAATACTCAGCAAAGTAAAAACCGGATGATTCCTCTTTATGAGCAAAATGCCGTGAGTCAAAAAGATCTCGATGATGCCATTGCATCAGAAAAAGAAGCTGAAGCAAGTGTCCTATCCGCTCAAGCGAATTTATTGAAAGCCAATCTCAATCTCAGCTTTGCATCGATCCGAGCTCCGGTGACAGCCATGGCATCTCAAGCTAAATTCCGAGAAGGCGCTTTGATTGCTCCCGGTCCCGATAGCCTTCTGACCACTCTATATGTGATCGATCCCATATGGGTTAACTTTGCAGTATCCGAAGGCGACATTCTAAAAGCAAGAGAAGAAATGCTCAAAAAACGCCTCAAATATCCCGAAGGAATGAACTTTAAAATTGAAATTATGATGGCAGATAATTCCATTTTGCCTGCCGAAGGGAAAATTGACTTCACCGATCCTGCTCTGCAACAAAGTACGGGAACAATGCTCGTTCGATCTATTTTACCCAATCCTAAGGGATGGCTCAAGCCCGGGCAATTTGTCAGAGTGATTGTCAAAGGAGCAACGCGGCCCAATGCCATTATCGTCCCTCAATCGGCAGTCCAACAAGGGCAAAAAGGCGTTTTTGTCTATGTCATCGATAAAAATAATCAAGCACAAATCCGCCCCGTTTCAGCAGGAGATTGGTATAAAAACTATTGGATTATCAACGAGGGACTTCAAAACGGCGATATCGTCGTTGGTCAGGGTGTGAATAAAGTTCAAAATGGCACACCTGTTAAAATTGTTCAGTGGATGCCCTCCTCTCCCTCAAATGAACAATCCCCCCCATCATCACTAGGTAACTTTGTCCAATGA